The sequence ATCACCGCGAACGTCGTCGCGCCCGGCCTGATCGGGGACACCGAGTTCTTTCACGGGCAGCTCAGCGACGGCCGTCGCGAGTGGCTGATCGGCAACACGATGAACAAGCGACCGGGCACGCCGGAAGACGTGGCCGCGGTGGTCGCGTTTCTGGCGAGCCCCGCCGCCGGGCACGTCACGGGCCAAGTGGTGCACGTCAACGGCGGGGCTCACCTGGGTAACTAGTGGCTGGAGGCCGGTCCCCGATCGCCAGGTCGGCGATGGCGCCCGGGGACCGGCGCGGTGCTGCCGCGGGAACGCTTTCTTCGGACCGCGTCCAACACGCGTCGGGGGCGGGCGAAAACTCTTGGTGAGAACCATGTTCCGCGATCGAACCCCCGGACGACAGTGTCCCGGGCACCGGCTCGGTGTGTTTTTTTCATGGTCACGCCGCCGTGACCGACGGGTCAGGCGGGCGTGACCTTCAGCAGCTTGTCGTCGGTGCCGTCGGACGTCGTCACGTACAGGGCGCCGTCCGGGCCGCTGCGGACCGCGCGGAGGCGGCCGAACTTGTCGTCGAACTCCGGGGGGAGCGTGACGTCGAGGACCTTGCCCGCCGGGTCCAAGTGGTACAGCAGGAGCTTCTGGCCCTTCAGCGCCACCACGACCAGCGCGCCGTCGTTCGGGCCCCACTGGGCGCCGGTCAGGAAGGCGTCGCCGCTGATCGCCTCGGTGATCTTGCCGGACGTCCACAGTGGACTCACCGCGTCCGGGAACCGCTTGAGGTCGGTCATCGGGACGCTCTCGTCGTAGCTCGAGTCGGTGCCGCCCTTCGACGGGTCCCAGCCGTAGTTGGCGCCCGGCTTGAGGAGGTTGACCTCGTCGTCGAACGTCGGCCCGTGCTCGGCGGTGATCACCTGGCCGTTGCCCGGGCGGATCGCCACGCCCTGGACGTTGCGGTGGCCGTAGGTGTAGATCAGCCGCTCGTGCGGGTCCGACGAGGTGATGAACGGGTTGTCCGGCAGCGGGCTCCCGGTCTTCGCGTCCAGCCTCAGCACCTTGCCGCCGAGGGAGTGGCGGTCCTGCGAGATCGACGCGCGCGCGGTGTCGCCGGTGCCGACCAGCAGCGCACCGTCCGGGGCGAACGTCGGGCGGCAGCCGGAGTGGCGGCCGCTCGGGTTCACCGGGAGCCCGGTCAGCAGGTTCTTCACCTTGGTCGCGCTCGCGCCGTCCTCGGCCAGCTTCCACGTGACCAGCCGGATGTCGACGGCCTTGCCGTCTTCCTGGTGGTCCTGGCAGGTGATGAACTCGCGGCTGGTGGCGAAGTCGGGACTGACGACCATGCCGAGCAGCCCGCCTTCGCCCTTGACCAGGACGTCGGAGAAGTCGGCGCGGACTTCGGCCGCTTTCCCGTCGCGGACCAGCGCGAGCTTGCCGGGCCGCTGCGGCACGAGGATGCCGCCGTCGGGCAGGAACCCGATGTCCCAGCCGTGTTCGAGCCCGGCCGTCACCGTCTCGACCTTGAACTTCCCGCTCGAGGCCGACGGCGTCGCCGCGGGCGGGACGCTCTGGACCGGCTGGCTCGCCGCCCCCGAACAGCCCGCGACCAGCAGGGACACGACACCGATGAGACCCAGCACACGCCGCATAGGGCTCATCCTGCCATCAACCGGTGAAATCACCGTTCGCCGCGGCGCGGGTCAGGAAGCCCAGGTCGCCCACGCCCGGGAGGTGGTGCTCAGTGCCACGGCCGGGAGTTTCGCCGTGGGTCCGGCGACAGGGCTCCGGTGCGGCGGCTCGCCCGGCGGCGGGTTCGCCGACGTCTTGAATGACTCATTCAGGTCTTGGGAGGTCCTGAATGACTCATTCAAGACACCGCGGGCCCACCCGACACGACTTGCCGAGGCCGGGCCGATGTACGGCGAATGCTCAGGCACCCGGGCGGACCAGTCCGGACTCGTAGGCGAACACCACCGCGTGCACCCGGTCGCGCAGCCGCAGCTTGGCCAGGATCCGCCCGACGTGCGTTTTCACCGTCGTCTCGCCGATGTACAGCTTCGCCGCGATCTCGCCGTTCGAGAGGCCGCGCGCGACGAGCCCCAGCACGTCCTTCTCCCGCTCGGTCAACGCGCCGAGCCGGGCGGTGTCCACCGGGTCGCGTTCGTCGGCGAGGTACCGGTCGAGCAGCCGCCGCGTGACCGACGGCGAGACCATCGAGTCGCCGCGCAGTACCCCGCGGATCGCCACGAGCATCTCTTCGGACGGCGCGTCCTTCACCAGGAACCCGCTGGCCCCGCCGCGCAACGCCGCGTACGCGTACTCGTCGAGGTCGAAGGTCGTGATGATCAGGACGCGCACGTCCGGCAGCTCGGCGCAGATCCGCGCGGTCGCCGCCACGCCGTCGAGGACCGGCATCCGGACGTCCATCAGCACCAGGTCGGGCCGCAGCTCCCGGGCCAGGGCGACGGCCTCCTCGCCGTTAGCCGCTTCGCCCGCGACTTCGAGGTCGTCCTGGCTTTCGACGATCATCCGCAGGCCGACGCGGACCAGCTGCTGGTCGTCGCAGAGCAGGATCCGGGTGGTCACGACCCGACCACCAGGCTCGCGCGCACGCGGTAGCCGCCGTCGGGCAGCGGCCCGGTGGTCAGTTCGCCGTGGTACATCTCGACGCGCTGGCGCATCCCGGCCAGCCCGTGCCCGGACGAGGGCAGGGCGGGGGCCGGCGACGCGCGGCCGCCCGTGTTCGTCACCTCGATCCGGACGCGGGGTGGTTCGAAGGCGACGCGGACCCGTCCGGTCGCGTCGGCCGGCGCGTGCTTGATCATGTTGGTCAGTGCCTCCTGGACGATCCGGTACGCCTGCAGCGCGGCGCTCGCGGGCAGCTCACCCGGGTCTCCGGTGACGTCGAGCGCGACGTCGCGCCCGGACTGCCCGACGAGGTCACGCAATTCGCCGAGCGTCGGCTGCGGGTTGCGCGCCGCCTGGCCGGCGTGCAGGACTTCGAGGAGCCGCCGCAGTTCGGCCAGTGCGCCGCGGCCCGTGTGGACGATCGTGTCGAGCGTGCGGTCGACGGCTTCGGGATCGCGGTGCCGGGCGAGCTTCGCGCCCTCGGCGTTCAGCACGATCACGCTCATGCTGTGCGCGACGACGTCGTGCAGCTCGCGCGCGATCCGCGTGCGCTCCTCCGCGACCGCGGCGCGCGACTGGGCTTCGCCGAGCTTCTCCTCCTCCGCGGTCAGCTGTTCCTTGGCGCGGAAGAACTCCCCGAGGGCCCACGCGGCGATGTGCAGCGGCCAGATGCCGACGATGGTGATGGTCGGGTTGTCGGTGTAGGTGCCCCAGAGGAAGCCCCACTGCCAGCCGAGCGTGAAGACCGCGACGGCGATCACCGCCGCGAACCGCCGGTCGCCCAGCTTCACCAGGTTGAACAGCACGACCGCCATGGCCAGTTCGGTGCGGCCGCGGTCGTACGCCCAGATCTCGTTGAGGTACACGCACGCGGCCCCGGCGATGATCAGCACCGCGGCCGTGCGCGGGAACCGCCGCCGCACGACCACCGGCAGCACGAAGACCATCGAGAGCGCGCGAACCGCCCAGGGGGTGTCCCCGGCCCAGTTCGGCGCGAGGAACAGGAACACCGCGTACAGCGGGAGATCCACTGTCCACCGGTGTCCGCGCACCCACTTCACGAGTCGTTCCACGCCACCGAACGTAACGCGGCGACCCGGCCCGCGTCGTCATCACTTCGGTCCGACCGCATCCTCCCGAAGGAGGACACGACCGGTCGATCCGACGGATTCGCGGCCACCCCCGCCGTTCCTACCGTCTGGCTCATGTCGATCACCAGTGAATTCCTCCGCCACCCGCTGCTGACGGGCGCGATCGCACCCAGCTCGCCGCGGCTGGCCGAACCGATGACGGCGGGCCTCGGCCTGGAACGCGCGACGCGGGTCGCCGAACTCGGCCCGGGCACCGGCGTCTTCACCGAAGCGGTCCTCGCACTGCTTCCTCCCGAAGCGCGCCTGACCGCCGTCGAGATCAACCCGCGTTTCGCCGACGCCCTGCGCAAGCGCTTTCCGCAGGTCGACGTCGTCACCGGCACCGCGGAACACCTCGACCAAGCCGGCCTCGACGTCGTCGTCTCCGGGTTGCCGTGGACGGCCATGACGGCGGCCCGCCAGCAGCGCATCCTCGACGCGGTCGTCGCGGCACTCGCCCCGACCGGCCGGTTCACGACGTTCGCGTACGCCCATGCGGCCTGGACACCGCCCGCGCGCCGCTTCGCCGCTTCACTGCGAAGCCGTTTCGCGGTCGTGGAGCGCACTCCGGTCGTCTGGGGCAACTTGCCGCCCGCGTTCGTCTACCGCGCGGCGCTCCCGGTCGCGGTGGGGAGGGCCCGGCGTGGACAGCCTGCTGCGGCCGCTGCTTGACGCGCCCCCGGCGGTCGTCTACCTGGTCTGCGCGCTGGTGATCGCGGCGGAAACCGCGCTGCTGCCGGGCATCGTGCTGCCGACGCTGTCGACGTTGCTGCTGATGGGGTTCCTCGCCGAGCGCGGCACGCTCGACTTCGGGCTCGCGTTGACGGTGGCGGTCGCGTCGGCCGTCCTCGGCGACCAGCTCGCCTACCTCGAAGGACGGCGCTGGGGGCCGCGGCTCGCGCGCCGCGTCGGCCGCGAGCGGTGGGACCGCGCCGAGTCGGTGATCTCGCGCTACGGCGTCCCGGCGGTGATCGCGGGCCGCTGCCTGGTGGGGTTGCGGACGCTGGTGCCGCGCGTCGCGGGCTCGGCGGCCATGCCGTACCGCCGGTTCGCGGCGGGCAGCGTGGCGGCGGCGGTGCTGTGGGCGGGCGCGGAACTGCTGGTGGGTCACACGACGGCGCTGGTGCTCTGAAGCCGTTCCGCGGTTTCGGCGTCCGCGGGCAGGAACGTCTCCAGCTTCAGCTCCGACACCGTCACGTCCGCCGCCGTCGCGAACGTGGTGATCGCCGTGATCAGCCGCAGCTCGCCGACCGAGCTGGCCAGCCGCACCGGCACCGCGAACCCGAGGTGCTCCGGGCCCGGCGGGGCCGGCGGCGGCAGGTACCCCTCCAGCTCCGCGAGCTGGGCGGCCAGCCGGTCGTCCGGGATGCGGGCCAGGTCGTTGCGGAGGCGTTCGAGGATGTGCCGCGCCCAGTCGTCGAGGTTGCGCACGCGCGGCGCCATCCCGCGCGGGTGCAGCGCGAGCCGCAGCGTGTCGACCGGCTCTTCGAGCAGCTCCGGCGCAACGCCTTCGGTGAGCAGCGCGAAGGCGTCGTTCTTCGCGACCAGCACGCCGTAGCGGTCGACGACGATCGCGGGGTAGGGCCGGTGGCCGTCGAGCAACCGCCGCAGCCCGTCGAGGACCGGCCGGATCGCCGGGTCGTCGAGCCGGGTCTCGGGGTACGACGGCGCGAAACCCGCGGCGTGCAGCAGGCCGTTGCGCTCGCGCAGCGGCAGTTCGAGCGACTCGGCGACGCGCAGCACCATGCCGCGGCCGGGGAGTGAGCGCCCGCTCTCCATGAAGCTCACGTGCCGCTGCGTCGTCCCGGCCCGCAACGCCAGGTCGAGCTGGCTGAGGTGCCGTCGCGTGCGCCAGTCCTTGAGCGCCGTTCCGAAGTTCACGCCTCCATCCTGCTCGGCCGCGCCATTCCCCGCGGGGAATTGAGCTCATACCCCGGTTTCGCGACGCTTCGGCCATGACGAAATACGGCTTGGTCGTCCCGACCTACCAGCCCATCCTCGACGCCGGGCGGACCGCGCCCGAACTGGTCGGCGTGGCCGTCGAAGCGGAACGCCTCGGACTCGACTCGGTGTGGGTCGGCGACACCCTCGCGCGCGCTCCGCTGGACGCGTTCACCATGCTGAGCGCCTTCGCCGCCCGCACCTCCCGGGTGACCTTGGGGACGTCCGCGCTGCTCCCGGCGTTGCGGGACCCGGTGCTCTCGGCGAACCAGCTGCTGTCCCTCGACCTGCTCAGCGAAGGTCGCCTCACGGTGGCGGTCGGCGCGGGGTTCGCGGGGCGCAGCGAACCGGAGTTCGCGTTCGTGGGGGTGCCGTGGGAGCGGCGGCGGGCCCGCCTGGACGACATCGTGGGCCTGTGGCGGGCGGCGTGGCGCGGCGAATCGTCGTTCCACGGCGAGGTGCTGCACTACGACTCGCTTCCCGCGTTCCCCTTGCCGGCGCGGGACGGCGGCCCGCCGGTCTGGCTGGCCGCGTACACGCCGGGCGCGCTGGAGCGCGTCGGACGGCTGTACGACGGCTGGCTCCCGTACCCGCCGGACCCGGCGGACTACGGGACCGGGCTGGCCCGGATCCGCGCGGTCGCCACCCGGCCGGTGACGCCCGCGTTGTTCGCGACGGTCCTGGTCGAGGACGACCCAGTCCGCGGGCGCGCGCTGCTGGAGGAGTACTGCCAGCGCAACTACGGGATGCCCGCCGACTTCGTCCAGGGCATCCAGATGCAGGTCACCGGGAACGCCGCGGAGGTCGCTTCGCGGCTGCGGGAGTACGAAGGCGCGGAGCACTTCCTGCTGCGCATCGCGAGCACCGACCCGAAGGTGTTCGACGAGCAGCTGACCCGGGTCGCGGAGGTGGTGGAACTGCTGCGCGACCAGCCGTGATCGGAAACCTGTCGGGGGTGGCACGTAGGCTGGGATCGTGACCGAAGCTCCACTGTCCGGACTCCTCACCGCCATCCTTCCCGACCCGGCCCTGCGCGGCGTGGTCGAGCGCGCCGGCGCGCCGCTGCTCGAGCTGCAGGGCCCGATCGCCGCCCGGCAGCTCGTCGCCGCCGCCCTCGCGGCGGACGACGGGGCGGGCAAACCCGTGCTCGCCGTCACCGCCACCGGCCGCGAGGCCGACGAGCTGACCGCCTCGCTCAGCGCCCTGCTCGGGGCGCGGAAAGTAGCCGACTTCCCGAGCTGGGAGACGCTCCCGCACGAGCGGCTCTCGCCCCGCGCGGACACCGTCGGCCGCCGCCTGGAGGTGCTGCACCGCCTCAAGACCGAGGACGATTCGCTGCGGGTCGTCGTCGCGACCGTCCGCAGCCTGATCCAGCCGATGGCGCCCGGCCTCGGCTCGCTCGAGCCGATCGACCTCGTCGTCGGCGAGGAGGAGCCGTTCGAGCAGCTGCTCGAACGGCTCGTCGAGCTGGCGTACACCCGCGTCGACATGGTCGAGAAGCGCGGCGAGTTCGCCGTCCGCGGCGGCATCCTCGACCTGTTCGGGCCGACCGCGCAGCACCCCGTGCGCGTCGAGTTCTGGGGTGACGAGGTCAGCGAGATCCGCGCGTTCGCCGTCTCCGACCAGCGGTCGCTGCCCGGCGAGATCCCGCGCGTCACCGCGCCGCCGTGCCGCGAGCTGCTGCTGACACAGCCGGTCAAGGAAAAGGCCGCGGAGCTGGCGAAGACGTACGAAGCGGACGCGCACCTGGCCGAAATGCTCACCAAGCTGGCCGACGGCATCCCGGTCGAGGGCATGGAGGCGCTCATCCCGGTGCTCTGCGAAGGCGAGCTGGAGCTGCTCACCGACGCGATGCCGGTCGGCACGCACGTGCTGCTCACCGACCCGGAGAAGATCCGCGCCCGCGCCGCCGACCTCGTGCGCACCGGCCAGGAGTTCCTCGAAGCGTCCTGGACGACGGCCGCGGCGGGCGGGCAGGCGCCGATCGACCTCGGCGCGTCCGCCTACCGCGGGCTCGACGAGATCGCGTCGCACGCGCAGGACACCAAGCGCGCCTGGTGGACGCTCACCCAGCTGACCAGCGAAGACCCCGACGTGTACCGCGTTTCCGTGGAAGCCGCGCCGGCGTACCGCGGCGAGCTGGACCGCGCGACGACGGACTTGCGCGCGCACATCGCGTCGGGCGGCACCGCGGTGCTCGTCGTCGCCGGCCACGGCACCGCGGCTCGCGCGGTCGAGCAGTTCTCGGCCGCCGACGTCCCGGCCGCGCTGGCGGGCGAAGGCCTGGAGAGCGCGCCGGCGCCGGGCGTCGTCACGGTCACCTGCGGCGGCCTGACCGACGGCTTCATCTCGCCGGAGCGCGCGCTGGTCGTGCTCACCGAGGCGGACCTGACCGGCCGCGGCTCCGGCGCCGGAACGTCCACAAAGGACCTCACGACCAAGATGCCGTCCCGGCGGCGCAACGCCGTCGACCCGCTGGCGCTGAAGGCCGGCGACTACGTCGTGCACGAGCAGCACGGCATCGGCCGGTTCGTCGAGATGGTGCAGCGGACGGTCGCCGGCGCCACCCGCGAGTACCTGCTGCTGGAGTACGGCTCGTCCAAGCGCGGGCACCCGGGCGACCGGCTGTTCGTACCGACCGACCAGCTCGACGAGGTGTCCAAGTACGTCGGGGGCGAACTGCCGACGCTGAACAAGCTCGGCGGTTCCGACTGGAAGAACACCAAGGCCAGGGCCAAGAAGGCGGTCAAGGAGATCGCCGCCGAGCTGGTGCAGCTGTACGCCGCGCGGCAGGCCGCCCCGGGGCACGCGTTCGGCCCGGACACGCCGTGGCAGGGCGAGCTGGAGGACGCCTTCCCGTTCACCGAGACCAACGACCAGCTCGCCGCGATCGACGAGGTCAAGGCCGACATGGAACGCGGCGTCCCGATGGACCGCGTGATCTGCGGCGACGTCGGCTACGGCAAGACGGAGATCGCCGTCCGCGCCGCGTTCAAGGCGGTCCAGGACGGCAAGCAGGTCGCGGTCCTCGTCCCGACGACGCTGCTCGCCCAGCAGCACCTGAACACCTTCCAGGAGCGGATGCGCTCGTTCCCGGTGACGATCAAGGGCCTGTCCCGGTTCACGAACAAGACCGAATCGGACCTCATCCTGGAGCAGCTCGCCGCCGGCGAGGTCGACATCGTGATCGGCACGCACCGCCTGCTGCAGACCGGCATCCGCTACAAGGACCTCGGTCTCGTGATCGTCGACGAGGAGCAGCGCTTCGGCGTCGAGCACAAGGAGCACATCAAGGCGCTGCGCACGCACGTCGACGTGCTCACCATGTCGGCGACCCCGATCCCGCGCACCCTGGAGATGTCGCTGGCCGGCATCCGCGAGATGTCCACGATCCTCACCCCGCCCGAGGACCGGCACCCGATCCTGACCTACGTCGGCGCGTACGACGACAAGCAGGTCGGCGCGGCCATCCGGCGCGAACTGCTGCGAGACGGCCAGGTCTTCTACGTCCACAACCGCGTCTCCTCGATCGAGAAGGCGGCGCGGCACATCCGGGAACTGGTGCCGGAGGCGCGCGTCGTCACCGCGCACGGCCAGATGAACGAGGACAAGCTCGAGAAGATCATCCAGGGCTTCTGGGAGAACGAATACGACGTCCTGGTGTGCACCACGATCGTCGAGACCGGGCTGGACATCTCGAACGCGAACACGCTGCTGGTCGAGCGCGGTGACCTGCTGGGGCTGGCCCAGCTGCACCAGCTTCGCGGCCGGGTCGGCCGCGGCCGCGACCGCGGGTACGCGTACTTCCTGTACCCGCCGGAGGCCCCGCTGACGGAGACGGCGCACGACCGCCTGGCGACGATCGCCCAGAACACCGAACTCGGTGCGGGCATGGCGGTCGCGATGAAGGACCTCGAGATCCGCGGCGCGGGCAACATCCTCGGCGCGGAGCAGTCCGGGCACATCGCGGGGGTCGGGTTCGACCTGTACGTGCGGTTGGTCGGCGAAGCGGTCGACGCGTTCCGCAGGCACGCGGGCGCGGAGCCGGCGGAGGACGAGGAGATGGCCGACGTCCGCGTCGACCTCCCGATCGACGCCCACCTCCCGCACGACTACGTCCCGGGCGAGCGGCTGCGGCTGGAGGCGTACCGCAAGATCGCGGCGGCGCCGGACACCGCGGGCCTCGACGCGGTGCGCGAGGAGCTGATCGACCGCTACGGCCAGCCGCCGGCCGCGGTGAACCGGTTGCTGGCGGTGGCGAAGTTCCGGCACACGTGCCGCGAGGCGGGCGTGACGGAGGTGGCGGTCCAGGGCAACACCATCCGGTTCGCGCCGTTGCCGCTGGCCGACTCGCAGCTGGTGCGCCTGAAGCGGCTGTACCCGAAGGCGGTGTTCAAGGCGGTGACGAACACGGTATCGGTGCCGAAGCCGACCGAGGGCCCGGCGGGCGGCCGGATCGGCGCGCCGACGCTGCGGGACGAGGAACTGCTGGACTGGTGCACGAAGCTGCTGGTGCAGCTGACGAAGAAGCCTGCCGCGGTTTAGCGGACGTTCGTGAAGGCCACCTTGCGCTTCCACAAGGTGGCCTTCACGGAACTCGGGGTCAGCCGACTTCGATGAACATCGGCGGCAGCGCCTCCGCCAGCCCCATCCGCACCTGCTCTTCCGGCACCGGAACCGCGCCGGCGCCGGACATCGGCAGCGGCCGGGGTTTCCGCGGCATCCGCGAGCCCGAACCCCCGCCCCGTCCGGGGTACACCAGCAACCCCCGCGCCGGATCCGGGACGGCGTCCAGTGCCGCCGTCACGACCGGCAGCCCCCGGAACGCGTCCCGCCGTTCCTCGCTCCCGAACTCGATTTCGAGCACCACACCCCACCGGTGCTCGTGCCACACCCACTGCTCGGCGCCGTTCGTCAGCGCCGCTTCGGTGAGTGCGTCACCGTAGGCGAGCCGCCACTTCGTGGCCGTGTGCTCACCGTCGAAGACTTCGATGGTCAGCCAATGGTCCATAAGTCGACATTACGGCTGCCGACACCCCAAGGGTGTTGCGGTTCGGCACCGATGGTGTGAGAGGGTATGCGTTGTGATGCGGATCATGGGGCGCCCTCGCGCGCTGGTCGCGGTCGTTGCCGGTGCTCTTCTGCTCGCCGGGTGCGGTGCGGGCCCCAGCCAGGTCGGCAGCGCCGTCATCGTCGGCGACCGGTCGGTTTCGCTCGACTCGGTCCAGTCGATGATCGACCAGGCGGTCCGCGACCACCCGTACGCGAAGAAGCTCGCCGGTGAGCACAAGCTCGACCTGCTGGGCCGCGAGATCGTCCGGCAGACCGTCCTCCACGAGCTGACCCTGCGCGCCACCAAGCAGGAGAACCTCGTCGCGGACCAGGCGAAGATCGCCGGGCTGGCCGCGCAGGTGACCCCGGAGCCGGTCACCGACACCGGGCAGGGCGACCAGGTCGCCGTCACGCAGATCGTCTCGAAGCTGCGTGACCGCAACGAGGTCGCGAGCGACGTCGTCTTCGAGCAGCAGCTCGCCCAGAAGACGCTGCCGAAGCTGTCGGTCGGCGCGGACTACGTCGGCATCACCGCGACCGCGGACAACGACCAGGCGGCCCGCACCCGCGCGTTCGACCTCGCGAAGGAATTCGCCGCCGACCCGAACAAGGTGCAGGCCACCGTCCAGCAGGCGCAGCAGGACGCCCAGCAGGCGCAGCAGGCCCAGCAGACCGGGATGCCGGCCCCGCCGAGCGTCTACTCCGCCGGCCAGACCGCCGAACTCTTCGGTGCCGCGCAGTACCCCGGCCTCGCGCAGACCGCGCTGTTCGGCTCCGAAAAGAACAGCGTCGTCGTCTTCCAGGCGCAGAAGCCGCAGAGCCCGGACTGGTTCGTCTTCGTCATCCGCGCCCGTGGCACCGACCGGGCCGTGCCGGCCGACCAGGAGGCGCAGAAGCCGACGGACGCGCAGCTGACGTCGATCGGCACCCGGCTGCTGCAGCCGTACCTCGGGCAGAGCGGCCTGCGCGTCAACCCGCGTTACGGCGTGTGGGATGTTGTGGGCATGAACCTCGTGCCGAACTCCGACGCCACCCAGGGCATCGTGCTGCCCGTGCGCGGTGCCGCATCCGCGCAGCAGTGACCGCAGGCGTCGTTGTAGTCGTCCGCGGGACGACGCTGCCCGGTGCGGCACTGAAGATCCTCCGCGAGTCCACGGCGGTCTACGCGGCCACCGACGTCGACCCGGCCGCGTTCGGGGTCCCGGCCGTCACCGAGGCGCCTTCGCTGAAGGATGTCGTGCTGCTCGCCGGGTCCCGGGACGAGCCCGCCGCGTCGCTGCTCATCGCGACCGGCGCGGTCGTCATCGAGACGCCGGTGCCGCCGCTGGTGCGGGCCGCGGACGTGATGGACCGGCTCCGTTCGCCGGGCGGCTGCCCGTGGGACGCGGTGCAGACGCACGAATCGCTGCGGCAGTACCTGGTCGAGGAAACCTACGAACTGCTCGACGCCATCGAAGACGGCGATCGTGAAGCGCTGCGCGAGGAACTCGGCGACGTCCTCCTGCAGGTGCTGTTCCACGCGCGTGTCGCGACCGAGGACCCGGCCGACCCGTTCGGCATCGACGACGTCGCCGCCGCGCTGGTCGAGAAGCTGGTCGGGCGGCACCCGCACGTGTTCGCCGACGCGGACAAGGTGCACACGGTCGAGCACCAGAACGTGAAGTGGGAAGAGCTGAAGCAGCGCGAGAAGCAACGTCAGTCCATTGTGGACGGCGTGGCGCTCGGCCAGCCCGCCGTGGCGCTGGCGGGCAAGCTGGGGCAGCGGTCCGGGCGGGCGGGCATCCCGCTCGACCTCTTCCCCGAAGGTTCGGGAACCGCGGCCCAGCTGTTCCGCATCGCGGCCACGGCGCGCCGCGCGGGCGTCGACCCCGAAGACGAGCTGCGCGCGCTGGCGAAGCAGTTCGCGCGGGACGTCCGGGCCGCCGAGCAGGCCGCCCGCGACGCCGGCCTGGAGCCGACGACCCTCGAAGCCGACGGCTGGCGGAAGTTCTGGCCCACCCGTTCGGTGTGACGCAGCACACAGTCGGGTGAGAACCGTTTCCGATCACCCGGCGTCTTGCCTGGTGTGAGACACCTGCCACTGGACAGTGCGGACGAGGAGCACCTCGTCCGGCGCGCGGCCAAGGGTGACCGCGCGGCGTTCGAGGAGCTCTACCGCCGCACGTCGCCCTGGCTCGCCGTGCGCCTGCGCCGCCGGTGCGCGGACGACCAGATCGTCGCCGAGGTCATGCAGGAGACCTACCTGGCGGTCTGGCGCGCGGCGGGTTCGTTCGCGGGGGCCGTCGCGGGCGGGAGCGCGGTCGGGTGGGTGTGGACGATCGCGGCGCGCCGGCTGGTCGACGCGTTCCGCCGCCGGGCGCACCACGCGCAGCCACCGCCGGAGATCGCGCTGGACTGCGCGCCGGTTGCGGCGGCCGAAGACGAGGCGCTGTCGGTGGCGCTGGGCGACGAGATCGGCGACGCGCTGCGCGACCTCGCGCCCGAACTGCGGGCGGTCCTGCAGGCGATGGTGCTCGACGGGCTGACCGTCCGCGAGACCGCCGTCCTGCTGGGGCTGCCGGAAGGAACCGTCAAGACCCGCGCTCGCCGGGCACGGATCGCGATGCGGGAGGCACTGTCATGAACCACGCGCCGGACCGGCTCATCGCCGTGTACGTGACGGGCGGCGACCTCCCGGGTGACCAGCTGTGGGGCCTGGAGGCCCACCTCGAGAACTGCCGGGTGTGCCGGGCGAAGGTCGCCGAGGTCGCGCCCGTCCAGCCGGTGGTCGACGTCGTCTGGAACCGGCTCGCGGCGGAGGTCGGGCCGGTCGCGCCGCGCGTCCGGCGGAGGTTTCGGTGGCTCGACACCTGGGTCACGCCGGCGATGGCGCCGTGGCTGGCGATGATCGTGGCGGTCACCCTGGTCGCGGTGCTGCTCGACGGGGTCTGGCACGCGGTGCTCGACATGACGGCGGTGCAGCTGTTCGCCCCGGTCCTGCCGGTGCTCGGGGTCGCGGCGTCGTGGGCGCGAGGGCTCGACCCGGCCTACGAGGTCGTCGCCGCGACGCCACGGGCGGGGCTCTACCTGGTCGCCCGGCGGACGGTGGCGGTGCTCGCCGTCGTGCTGCCGGTGCTCGGCTTCGCCGGGTGGCTGACCGGCACCGGGCCGGCGCTCTGGCTGCTGCCGAGCCTGGCGTTCACCACCGGCACGCTCGCGCTCGGCGGGGTGCTCGGG is a genomic window of Amycolatopsis lexingtonensis containing:
- a CDS encoding PQQ-dependent sugar dehydrogenase, coding for MRRVLGLIGVVSLLVAGCSGAASQPVQSVPPAATPSASSGKFKVETVTAGLEHGWDIGFLPDGGILVPQRPGKLALVRDGKAAEVRADFSDVLVKGEGGLLGMVVSPDFATSREFITCQDHQEDGKAVDIRLVTWKLAEDGASATKVKNLLTGLPVNPSGRHSGCRPTFAPDGALLVGTGDTARASISQDRHSLGGKVLRLDAKTGSPLPDNPFITSSDPHERLIYTYGHRNVQGVAIRPGNGQVITAEHGPTFDDEVNLLKPGANYGWDPSKGGTDSSYDESVPMTDLKRFPDAVSPLWTSGKITEAISGDAFLTGAQWGPNDGALVVVALKGQKLLLYHLDPAGKVLDVTLPPEFDDKFGRLRAVRSGPDGALYVTTSDGTDDKLLKVTPA
- a CDS encoding response regulator: MTTRILLCDDQQLVRVGLRMIVESQDDLEVAGEAANGEEAVALARELRPDLVLMDVRMPVLDGVAATARICAELPDVRVLIITTFDLDEYAYAALRGGASGFLVKDAPSEEMLVAIRGVLRGDSMVSPSVTRRLLDRYLADERDPVDTARLGALTEREKDVLGLVARGLSNGEIAAKLYIGETTVKTHVGRILAKLRLRDRVHAVVFAYESGLVRPGA
- a CDS encoding sensor histidine kinase, with amino-acid sequence MERLVKWVRGHRWTVDLPLYAVFLFLAPNWAGDTPWAVRALSMVFVLPVVVRRRFPRTAAVLIIAGAACVYLNEIWAYDRGRTELAMAVVLFNLVKLGDRRFAAVIAVAVFTLGWQWGFLWGTYTDNPTITIVGIWPLHIAAWALGEFFRAKEQLTAEEEKLGEAQSRAAVAEERTRIARELHDVVAHSMSVIVLNAEGAKLARHRDPEAVDRTLDTIVHTGRGALAELRRLLEVLHAGQAARNPQPTLGELRDLVGQSGRDVALDVTGDPGELPASAALQAYRIVQEALTNMIKHAPADATGRVRVAFEPPRVRIEVTNTGGRASPAPALPSSGHGLAGMRQRVEMYHGELTTGPLPDGGYRVRASLVVGS
- a CDS encoding class I SAM-dependent methyltransferase yields the protein MSITSEFLRHPLLTGAIAPSSPRLAEPMTAGLGLERATRVAELGPGTGVFTEAVLALLPPEARLTAVEINPRFADALRKRFPQVDVVTGTAEHLDQAGLDVVVSGLPWTAMTAARQQRILDAVVAALAPTGRFTTFAYAHAAWTPPARRFAASLRSRFAVVERTPVVWGNLPPAFVYRAALPVAVGRARRGQPAAAAA
- a CDS encoding DedA family protein, coding for MDSLLRPLLDAPPAVVYLVCALVIAAETALLPGIVLPTLSTLLLMGFLAERGTLDFGLALTVAVASAVLGDQLAYLEGRRWGPRLARRVGRERWDRAESVISRYGVPAVIAGRCLVGLRTLVPRVAGSAAMPYRRFAAGSVAAAVLWAGAELLVGHTTALVL
- a CDS encoding helix-turn-helix transcriptional regulator: MNFGTALKDWRTRRHLSQLDLALRAGTTQRHVSFMESGRSLPGRGMVLRVAESLELPLRERNGLLHAAGFAPSYPETRLDDPAIRPVLDGLRRLLDGHRPYPAIVVDRYGVLVAKNDAFALLTEGVAPELLEEPVDTLRLALHPRGMAPRVRNLDDWARHILERLRNDLARIPDDRLAAQLAELEGYLPPPAPPGPEHLGFAVPVRLASSVGELRLITAITTFATAADVTVSELKLETFLPADAETAERLQSTSAVV